Proteins encoded in a region of the Streptomyces sp. NBC_00310 genome:
- the rplE gene encoding 50S ribosomal protein L5: MATTTTPRLKTKYREEIAGKLQEEFSYENVMQTPGLVKIVVNMGVGDAARDSKLIEGAIRDLTTITGQKPAVTKARKSIAQFKLREGQPIGAHVTLRGDRMWEFLDRTLSLALPRIRDFRGLSPKQFDGRGNYTFGLTEQVMFHEIDQDKIDRTRGMDITVVTTATNDAEGRALLRHLGFPFKEA; the protein is encoded by the coding sequence ATGGCTACCACCACGACTCCGCGTCTCAAGACGAAGTACCGCGAGGAGATCGCGGGCAAGCTGCAGGAAGAGTTCTCCTACGAGAACGTCATGCAGACCCCGGGCCTCGTCAAGATCGTGGTCAACATGGGTGTGGGCGACGCCGCCCGCGACTCCAAGCTGATCGAGGGCGCCATCCGCGACCTCACCACGATCACCGGTCAGAAGCCGGCCGTCACCAAGGCCCGTAAGTCCATCGCGCAGTTCAAGCTGCGTGAGGGTCAGCCGATCGGTGCCCACGTCACGCTTCGTGGCGACCGCATGTGGGAGTTCCTGGACCGCACCCTGTCGCTCGCGCTGCCGCGCATCCGCGACTTCCGTGGTCTGTCCCCCAAGCAGTTCGACGGCCGTGGCAACTACACCTTCGGTCTCACGGAGCAGGTCATGTTCCACGAGATCGACCAGGACAAGATCGACCGCACCCGGGGTATGGACATCACCGTGGTGACCACGGCGACCAACGACGCTGAGGGCCGCGCGCTCCTCCGTCACCTCGGCTTCCCCTTCAAGGAGGCGTGA